In Juglans microcarpa x Juglans regia isolate MS1-56 chromosome 8D, Jm3101_v1.0, whole genome shotgun sequence, the following are encoded in one genomic region:
- the LOC121242754 gene encoding pentatricopeptide repeat-containing protein At4g02750 yields the protein MRGSYRLRQLNSTSHRSLHNEPINKSLQNIRKNTTPSKKTLNSRHDAKNKKSPISDSEIVKWNMSITAHMRNCQCESALRVFNSMPRRSSVSYNAMISGYLSNDKFDLAREVFEKTPNRDLVSWNLMLSGFVRNGNLGAARTLFDQMPERDVVSWNAMLSGYAQNGYVDEARKIFDRMPDKNVISWNGILATYVQNGRIEEARNLFESKTDWEVVSWNCLMGGYVKRKRLVDARCLFDRMPIRDEISWNTLITGYAQNGELLEARRLFDESPTRDVFTWTAMVSGYVQNGMLDEARRFFDEMPEKNEVSWNAMIAGYVQCKRIDIARELFEAMPYRNISSWNTMITGYAQGGDISQARNLFDRMPRRDGISWAAIIASYAQIGQGEEALQLFVNMKRDGERLNRSSFSCSLRACADVAALELGKQLHGQLVKAGYETGCYVGNALLAMYCKCGDIDEAYDVFEDIAEKDVVSWNTMIAGYARHGFGKEALMVFESMKTVGINPDDVTMVGVLSACSHTGLVDKGTQYFYSMDRDFGITANSKHYTCMIDLLGRAGRLDEAQNLMRNMPFEPDAATWGAVLGASRIHGNTELGEKAAEMIFEMEPDNAGMYVLLSNLYASSGRWGDVSKMRLKMRDSGVKKVPGYSWLEVQNMIHTFSVGDHFHPDREKIYAFLEELDLKMKLDGYVSSTKLVLHDVEEEEKEHMLKYHSEKLAVAFGILSIPAGRPIRVMKNLRVCEDCHNAIKHISKIEGRLIILRDSHRFHHFSGGSCSCGDYW from the exons ATGCGCGGGAGTTACCGTTTGAGACAGTTAAACAGCACCAGCCATCGCTCACTCCATAACGAACCCATCAACAAGAGCCtccaaaacataagaaaaaacaCAACTCCATCAAAGAAAACATTAAACAGTAGGCACGATGCTAAGAACAAGAAGTCACCCATCTCAGACTCGGAAATAGTGAAATGGAACATGTCCATCACCGCCCACATGCGCAACTGCCAGTGCGAATCCGCTCTCCGCGTCTTCAATTCCATGCCACGCCGGAGCTCGGTCTCCTACAACGCCATGATCTCTGGGTATTTGTCGAATGACAAGTTTGATCTTGCAAGAGAAGTGTTTGAGAAAACGCCCAACAGAGACTTGGTTTCTTGGAATTTGATGCTTAGTGGGTTTGTGAGAAATGGTAACCTTGGAGCTGCTCGTACTTTGTTTGATCAGATGCCCGAAAGGGATGTTGTTTCATGGAATGCTATGTTGTCTGGGTACGCTCAGAATGGATATGTTGATGAGGCGAGGAAGATTTTTGATAGGATGCCGGATAAGAATGTAATTTCATGGAATGGCATACTTGCCACATATGTGCAGAATGGAAGAATAGAGGAAGCTAGGAACTTGTTTGAGTCAAAAACGGATTGGGAAGTGGTGTCTTGGAATTGTTTGATGGGTGGGTATGTAAAGAGGAAGAGGTTGGTTGATGCTAGGTGTCTGTTTGATCGGATGCCTATTAGAGATGAGATTTCTTGGAATACTTTGATTACAGGTTATGCCCAGAATGGGGAGTTGTTGGAAGCAAGAAGATTGTTTGACGAGTCTCCTACTCGGGATGTCTTTACGTGGACCGCAATGGTGTCTGGATATGTGCAGAATGGTATGTTGGATGAAGCAAGGAGATTTTTTGATGAGATGccagaaaaaaatgaggtctcTTGGAATGCTATGATTGCAGGATATGTGCAGTGCAAGAGAATAGACATAGCAAGGGAATTGTTTGAGGCCATGCCTTATCGGAACATAAGCTCTTGGAACACAATGATTACAGGCTATGCTCAGGGAGGTGATATTTCTCAAGCTAGGAACTTGTTTGATAGGATGCCTCGACGTGATGGTATTTCTTGGGCAGCAATCATTGCTAGTTATGCTCAGATTGGTCAGGGTGAAGAGGCTCTGCAGCTATTTGTAAACATGAAAAGGGATGGGGAAAGATTGAATAGGTCTTCATTTAGCTGTTCTCTGAGGGCATGTGCTGATGTTGCTGCTCTGGAGTTGGGGAAGCAATTGCATGGGCAGCTAGTTAAGGCAGGATATGAGACTGGGTGTTATGTGGGGAATGCACTTCTGGCAATGTATTGTAAATGTGGAGACATAGATGAAGCCTATGATGTTTTTGAAGATATAGCAGAAAAGGATGTTGTCTCTTGGAACACCATGATTGCAGGATATGCAAGGCATGGATTTGGCAAAGAGGCTCTGATGGTTTTTGAGTCAATGAAGACAGTGGGAATCAACCCAGATGATGTTACTATG GTTGGTGTACTGTCTGCTTGCAGTCATACAGGTTTGGTAGACAAGGGTacccaatatttttattcaatggATCGAGATTTTGGTATAACAGCAAACTCAAAACACTATACTTGTAtgattgatcttcttggtcgaGCTGGGCGTCTGGACGAGGCTCAGAATCTAATGAGAAATATGCCTTTCGAACCAGATGCTGCTACATGGGGTGCTGTACTTGGTGCAAGCAGGATTCATGGCAACACTGAATTAGGTGAAAAGGCTGCTGAGATGATTTTTGAGATGGAACCTGATAATGCAGGAATGTATGTTCTTCTCTCAAATTTATATGCATCTTCAGGTAGATGGGGTGATGTTAGCAAGATGAGATTGAAAATGAGGGATAGTGGTGTGAAGAAAGTACCTGGTTATAGTTGGCTAGAAGTGCAGAATATGATCCATACATTTTCAGTTGGTGACCATTTCCACCCAGACAGGGAGAAAATATATGCATTTTTAGAAGAGTTGGATCTGAAAATGAAGCTGGATGGGTATGTTTCTTCTACAAAACTGGTTTTACATGATGTGGAAGAAGAGGAGAAGGAGCATATGCTCAAGTACCACAGTGAGAAATTGGCCGTGGCATTTGGAATTCTTTCAATACCTGCTGGGAGACCAATACGTGTAATGAAAAACTTGCGAGTGTGTGAAGACTGTCACAATGCcatcaaacacatatccaaGATAGAGGGAAGGTTGATAATCTTAAGGGATTCTCACCGCTTTCACCACTTCAGTGGTGGTTCATGTTCATGTGGGGATTACTGGTGA